Proteins encoded together in one Bacillota bacterium window:
- a CDS encoding rubrerythrin family protein, with amino-acid sequence MKSLKGTRTAENLLKAFAGEGQARNRYTYYASIADKEGYKQIRNVFLETADHEKEHAKRFWKLLLAGFEGDLPVEVEINASYPVAQGDTLTNLKAAAEGENDEWSHLYPHFADVAEEEGFLEVAGAFRAIVVSEKGHEERFLKLAENIEKDRVFKRDGKVMWKCGNCGYLHEGPEAPKTCPACIHPQAHFELFTEPY; translated from the coding sequence ATGAAGAGTCTTAAAGGAACAAGAACAGCTGAAAACTTGCTGAAAGCTTTTGCCGGTGAGGGACAAGCCCGGAATCGCTATACTTATTACGCATCGATCGCAGACAAAGAAGGTTACAAGCAGATCCGCAATGTTTTCTTAGAAACTGCTGATCATGAAAAAGAGCATGCTAAAAGATTCTGGAAGCTGCTGTTAGCAGGCTTTGAGGGCGACCTTCCGGTTGAAGTTGAAATTAATGCTTCTTACCCTGTGGCCCAGGGTGATACACTGACCAACCTGAAGGCTGCTGCCGAAGGTGAAAATGATGAATGGTCACATCTCTATCCTCACTTCGCCGATGTGGCAGAAGAGGAAGGATTCCTGGAAGTTGCCGGTGCATTCAGAGCAATTGTTGTATCTGAAAAAGGTCACGAAGAAAGATTCTTGAAGCTCGCCGAAAACATTGAGAAAGATCGAGTGTTCAAGAGAGACGGCAAGGTTATGTGGAAATGCGGCAACTGCGGCTATCTCCACGAAGGTCCGGAAGCACCAAAAACCTGCCCGGCGTGCATTCATCCGCAAGCTCACTTCGAACTGTTTACTGAGCCTTACTAA
- a CDS encoding PAS domain-containing protein encodes MSVEETNVKQNGRFCVLKIGALMAVIYWLIATIRSTILIADSSFFVNIYYPGFWDLALRVITVASMIGASFYLQKKLNEVKSERDTASEELSSINYLIETGDCPVIELDHHLRIKHANKAAAVLTAIKVDDLEFNDVLSTLFYPEDQEQIREFLEQSNQEILDRVVRIKARRMQKCYVTIRAAKELVEGKVSRQLLFLNDVTKFVTELESAEQRTATILAQLDQNPTPILLIDSQQIRFHNQAVQAAVQIPPEQITRETLIEFIETNCRDSEPLLQAIAKTCEESVPQDIETTFTIHGQERNLIIHLEPYGDEADTTAVWVRDITDLRALEHTHEQSISELAEQLKAAQANEAELRAEFEQHTNACRTERNQLIDELSSERQKNADLAAKLESLNDKTAHLESFLAERTSTNEILQDKLAQLQRDNSQLLADLDRMQEQWESILMPIMRTDRSGKLIKINSAGRRLLGLSENELLQSYLAGEQPAKLTDMLLQLDAGEARVSAELEFVHNEQKIILSCHGIKLNKPEGQFLIYGYDVTAFRQAQRELALTLDNSRYELEDVLNEVEIERERMNAILAGINDGIVITDMYNRVIKMNPKAEDVLGIRLSQALERPVHFIIRNHEIIDHIQQTVREKLYNHEFTLEIAPPHEQSIITLDCTATVIHDRNLHDQGVIIQLRRADVS; translated from the coding sequence ATGTCGGTCGAAGAAACCAATGTTAAGCAGAATGGCCGGTTTTGTGTTCTGAAAATCGGCGCTCTTATGGCAGTCATTTATTGGCTGATAGCCACGATCAGAAGCACAATCTTGATTGCAGACAGCAGTTTTTTCGTCAATATTTATTATCCAGGCTTCTGGGATCTAGCCCTGAGGGTAATAACAGTCGCCAGTATGATCGGAGCTAGTTTTTATCTCCAGAAAAAGCTCAATGAGGTAAAGAGCGAAAGGGACACAGCCAGTGAAGAGCTGTCCAGCATTAACTACCTGATTGAAACCGGAGACTGTCCCGTTATTGAGCTTGACCACCATCTTAGAATCAAACACGCTAACAAAGCCGCTGCCGTCCTTACCGCCATCAAAGTAGATGATCTGGAGTTTAATGATGTGCTCTCCACCCTGTTTTATCCGGAGGATCAGGAGCAGATCAGGGAATTTCTCGAGCAGAGCAATCAGGAAATCCTTGACCGGGTGGTCAGAATCAAAGCCCGCCGCATGCAGAAATGCTATGTAACCATTAGAGCAGCTAAAGAACTGGTAGAAGGTAAAGTTAGCCGCCAACTGCTTTTCTTAAATGATGTAACTAAATTCGTCACCGAACTGGAATCCGCAGAACAGCGTACAGCCACCATCCTCGCCCAACTGGATCAAAATCCCACCCCTATTTTGCTGATCGATTCGCAGCAAATCCGCTTCCACAACCAAGCCGTCCAGGCAGCAGTCCAGATTCCACCCGAGCAAATCACCCGTGAAACTTTAATCGAGTTTATTGAAACAAACTGCCGCGACTCGGAGCCCCTGCTCCAAGCGATTGCCAAAACTTGTGAAGAAAGTGTTCCTCAGGACATTGAGACTACTTTCACTATCCATGGTCAAGAGCGGAATCTCATCATCCATCTTGAGCCCTATGGGGATGAAGCCGACACCACAGCTGTCTGGGTGCGCGACATTACTGACCTGAGAGCACTTGAGCATACTCACGAACAATCCATCAGCGAATTAGCAGAGCAGCTAAAGGCTGCCCAAGCAAACGAAGCTGAGTTAAGGGCAGAGTTTGAGCAGCATACCAACGCATGCCGCACTGAGCGCAACCAGCTGATTGATGAGCTTTCTAGTGAGCGGCAGAAAAATGCTGACTTAGCAGCTAAACTAGAATCGCTCAATGACAAAACTGCCCATTTAGAATCCTTCTTGGCTGAGCGCACATCAACCAACGAAATACTCCAGGATAAACTCGCTCAGCTGCAGCGGGATAACAGTCAACTCCTGGCCGACCTTGATCGGATGCAGGAACAGTGGGAGTCAATCCTTATGCCGATTATGCGGACTGACCGCAGCGGCAAACTGATCAAGATTAATAGTGCTGGTCGCCGCCTCTTGGGCTTAAGCGAAAACGAGCTGCTCCAATCCTACCTAGCTGGCGAACAGCCGGCTAAGCTGACTGATATGCTGCTGCAGCTCGATGCCGGCGAAGCTCGGGTTAGCGCAGAACTTGAGTTTGTCCACAACGAGCAAAAAATTATTCTCAGCTGCCACGGCATCAAGCTCAATAAACCGGAAGGGCAGTTCCTGATTTATGGTTACGATGTAACCGCCTTCCGCCAAGCCCAGCGCGAACTAGCGCTCACTCTGGACAACAGCCGCTATGAATTAGAAGACGTGCTCAATGAAGTTGAAATCGAACGCGAACGGATGAACGCAATTCTAGCAGGAATAAACGATGGAATTGTGATCACCGATATGTACAACAGGGTGATCAAGATGAATCCTAAAGCTGAGGATGTACTTGGCATTCGCTTAAGCCAAGCCCTCGAACGCCCGGTTCACTTTATTATCCGGAACCATGAGATTATTGATCATATCCAGCAGACAGTGCGGGAAAAACTCTACAACCACGAATTCACACTGGAGATCGCTCCTCCCCACGAGCAGTCGATCATTACTCTCGACTGCACAGCAACAGTAATCCACGACCGCAATCTCCATGACCAGGGTGTGATCATCCAGCTTAGGAGAGCAGATGTATCTTAA
- a CDS encoding 2-hydroxyacyl-CoA dehydratase, producing MDRVIHLGIDVGSTTVKITAVDDRLETLFADYRRHYADIKETVISVLNAAYGQFPESDVTVMFTGSGGIGIAESLGVGFTQEVIASTQAIQRFYPQTDVVIELGGEDAKITYFKDGLDQRMNGICAGGTGSFIDQMASLLKTDATGLNELAKDYKIIYPIAARCGVFAKTDVQPLLNEGAAKEDIAASVLNAVVIQTISGLACGRPIRGNVAFLGGPLSFLSELRRHFIRVLELKPEQVIVPEQPQLFIALGAALASIGTEPVPFSEVISRIENLDADMLRETVRLRPLFADEQEWDEFKDRHERSRVRRQNLADYSGPCFLGIDVGSTTTKLALIGEDGSLLHTYYSKNQGDPLKTAVSALKELYQIMPNSAKIVKSAVTGYGEGLVQAALKVDIGEIETVAHYKAAEFFCSGVDFILDIGGQDMKCMRVKDGVIEHIMLNEACSSGCGSFLETFAESLNMDVKEFAEEALFAPDPVDLGSRCTVFMNSRVKQAQKEGASVGEISAGLSYSVIKNALFKVIKLKNADELGSKIVVQGGTFANNAVLRAFELLSERQVIRPDIAGIMGAFGAALLAREQYQPKYQTSLLSAEELDRLTVTTRHARCRRCGNNCLLTINEFGNNDRYITGNRCERGLGRESEASALPNLYRYKYKRLFAYKPLPESEAKRGVIGIPRVLNLYENYPFWFTFFTELGFAVKLSAHSTKAVYEKGIETMPSESVCYPAKLSHGHIVDLIEQAVDTIFHPCLTHEQKEQDEADNHFNCPIVTSYPEVLSKNVGQLREKQVKMLHPFLPFDDKKRLTQRLWEELGEDYRISYAEITAAVDAAWDEQERFRQDIRNKGEEALAWVKKNGVFAIILAGRPYHIDPAINHGIPELINQLGMAVLTEDSVAHLGEVERPLRVVDQWAYHSRLYAAASFAAEQEDIELVQLNSFGCGLDAVTTDQVQDILEQYGKLYTVLKIDEGHNLGAARIRLRSLKAALIERKQKGYQRIKTETKYQRVLFTKEMKQKHTIIAPNMAPIHFELLEKAFALSGYEIVVCPAMDLEAIDVGLKYVNNDACYPAIIALGQLIAALQSGKYDLDNTSVLITQTGGGCRATNYIGFLRKALVDAGFAHVPVISLNAQGLEKNPGFKITAPLLHRGLMSLVYGDLLMKVLHRVRPYEKVKGAADKLYKTWMERCKNALNSLSLRKFRATVLGIIRDFEQFEIVDEQKPKVGIVGEILVKYHPTANNDVVRIVEEEGAEAVVPDLLDFLMYSAFGLDFRAEYLSGKKIEQVAARAAIKVMELYRTTYRRALQTSKRFFPPEPIYATAAAAKKILSLGHQTGEGWLLTGEMVKLIEQGVENIICMQPFACLPNHVTGKGMMRELKRVYPNSNVVAIDYDPGASEINQLNRIKLMLSAAVKKMTG from the coding sequence ATGGACAGAGTTATTCATCTTGGTATTGACGTAGGTTCTACCACCGTAAAAATCACAGCCGTTGATGACCGGCTAGAAACCTTGTTTGCTGATTACCGGCGCCATTACGCAGATATTAAAGAGACGGTAATTTCGGTGCTGAATGCTGCTTATGGCCAGTTTCCCGAATCAGATGTTACTGTCATGTTTACCGGCTCAGGCGGCATTGGTATTGCGGAGAGCTTAGGCGTTGGTTTTACTCAGGAAGTAATCGCCTCCACTCAAGCGATTCAAAGGTTCTATCCCCAGACTGATGTGGTAATTGAGCTGGGAGGAGAAGATGCGAAAATCACCTATTTTAAAGATGGGCTCGATCAGCGGATGAATGGGATCTGCGCCGGCGGCACCGGATCATTTATCGATCAGATGGCATCACTTTTGAAGACTGATGCGACCGGATTAAATGAGCTGGCGAAGGATTACAAGATCATTTATCCTATCGCAGCTCGCTGCGGTGTTTTTGCTAAAACTGATGTCCAGCCCCTCTTAAATGAAGGCGCTGCCAAAGAAGATATCGCTGCTTCCGTGTTAAACGCGGTAGTAATTCAGACAATCAGCGGTTTAGCCTGTGGACGTCCGATCCGGGGCAATGTGGCATTTTTGGGTGGTCCGCTGTCATTTCTTTCGGAACTGCGCCGCCATTTTATCAGGGTGTTGGAGCTGAAGCCGGAGCAGGTGATTGTACCTGAGCAGCCGCAGCTGTTTATTGCATTAGGCGCGGCGCTGGCATCGATTGGCACTGAGCCGGTCCCATTTTCTGAAGTAATTAGCAGAATTGAAAACTTGGATGCGGATATGCTGCGGGAAACAGTGCGCCTGCGACCGCTCTTTGCCGATGAACAGGAGTGGGATGAGTTTAAAGATCGCCATGAGCGCAGCCGAGTTAGGAGGCAGAATCTGGCTGACTATTCAGGTCCCTGCTTTCTCGGAATAGATGTGGGTTCAACAACTACTAAACTGGCTTTAATCGGTGAAGACGGATCTCTGCTGCACACATATTACAGCAAAAATCAGGGAGATCCTCTTAAGACAGCTGTTTCCGCCTTGAAAGAACTGTATCAAATTATGCCGAACAGCGCCAAGATCGTGAAATCTGCCGTTACTGGCTACGGAGAAGGCCTAGTTCAGGCTGCTTTGAAAGTAGATATCGGTGAGATTGAAACGGTGGCTCATTATAAAGCAGCCGAGTTTTTCTGCTCTGGAGTCGATTTCATTCTCGATATCGGCGGCCAGGACATGAAGTGCATGCGGGTAAAAGACGGCGTGATCGAGCATATCATGCTTAACGAAGCCTGCTCCTCAGGGTGTGGTTCGTTTTTGGAAACATTTGCGGAATCCTTAAACATGGATGTTAAGGAGTTTGCCGAGGAAGCTCTGTTTGCTCCTGATCCGGTAGATCTGGGTTCCCGCTGTACCGTATTTATGAATTCCAGGGTTAAGCAGGCTCAGAAAGAGGGAGCATCGGTGGGCGAAATCTCCGCCGGCTTATCCTATTCTGTGATTAAAAACGCGTTGTTTAAAGTGATCAAGCTGAAAAATGCCGATGAACTGGGCAGTAAGATCGTGGTTCAGGGCGGCACATTTGCCAATAATGCAGTGCTGCGGGCCTTTGAACTGCTGTCTGAACGGCAGGTGATTCGTCCGGATATTGCCGGAATCATGGGCGCTTTCGGAGCAGCTCTTCTTGCCCGGGAGCAGTACCAGCCCAAATACCAAACCTCGCTGCTTTCAGCAGAGGAGCTGGATCGCTTAACAGTAACCACCCGGCATGCCAGATGCCGGCGCTGCGGCAACAACTGCCTGCTTACGATTAATGAGTTTGGAAATAACGATCGGTATATTACCGGGAATAGATGTGAGCGGGGCTTGGGCAGAGAAAGTGAAGCTTCAGCTCTGCCGAACTTGTATCGCTATAAATACAAGCGGCTGTTCGCGTACAAGCCGCTTCCGGAAAGTGAAGCAAAACGGGGTGTAATCGGTATTCCCCGGGTACTGAATCTTTATGAAAACTATCCGTTCTGGTTTACCTTTTTTACCGAGCTGGGTTTTGCTGTAAAACTGTCTGCCCACTCCACTAAAGCGGTTTATGAGAAGGGAATCGAAACCATGCCGTCGGAGTCTGTCTGCTATCCGGCTAAACTCAGCCACGGCCATATCGTGGATCTAATTGAACAAGCCGTGGACACCATTTTCCATCCCTGCCTAACCCATGAGCAGAAAGAGCAGGACGAAGCCGATAATCACTTTAATTGCCCAATTGTCACCTCCTACCCAGAAGTGCTGAGCAAGAATGTAGGACAGCTGCGGGAGAAGCAGGTAAAGATGCTCCATCCCTTCCTGCCATTTGATGATAAAAAGCGGCTGACCCAGCGTTTGTGGGAAGAGCTGGGCGAGGACTATCGAATTTCCTATGCTGAAATTACTGCGGCAGTAGATGCGGCTTGGGATGAGCAGGAGCGCTTCCGTCAAGATATCCGGAATAAAGGCGAGGAAGCTTTGGCATGGGTGAAGAAGAATGGTGTGTTTGCCATCATCTTGGCGGGGCGGCCGTATCACATTGATCCAGCGATAAATCACGGGATTCCGGAGTTAATCAATCAGCTGGGGATGGCAGTATTAACTGAGGACTCAGTAGCCCATCTCGGGGAGGTAGAGCGCCCCCTCAGGGTAGTGGATCAGTGGGCATATCATTCCCGCTTGTACGCAGCGGCATCGTTTGCGGCCGAGCAGGAAGATATTGAGCTGGTGCAGCTGAACTCCTTCGGCTGCGGACTGGATGCGGTGACTACTGACCAGGTTCAAGATATCTTAGAACAGTATGGCAAACTCTACACGGTATTAAAGATCGATGAGGGACACAACCTCGGCGCCGCCCGCATTCGCCTGCGCTCTCTAAAAGCTGCATTAATTGAGCGAAAACAGAAAGGATATCAGCGGATAAAAACCGAAACAAAGTATCAAAGAGTTCTATTTACCAAAGAAATGAAACAAAAGCATACAATTATCGCACCAAATATGGCACCGATCCATTTCGAGCTGTTGGAAAAGGCTTTTGCTCTATCCGGGTATGAAATCGTGGTGTGCCCAGCCATGGACTTAGAGGCGATTGATGTGGGACTAAAGTACGTCAATAACGATGCGTGCTATCCGGCAATTATCGCTCTTGGCCAGCTCATCGCGGCGCTGCAGTCGGGCAAGTATGACCTGGACAACACCTCGGTCTTGATCACCCAGACCGGAGGCGGCTGTCGGGCAACCAACTACATTGGATTTCTCCGCAAAGCGCTGGTTGATGCCGGATTCGCTCATGTTCCGGTGATCAGCTTAAATGCCCAGGGACTCGAGAAAAATCCGGGCTTTAAAATCACTGCTCCGCTTTTGCACCGGGGACTGATGAGCTTGGTTTACGGCGATCTGCTCATGAAAGTGCTGCATCGAGTGCGTCCCTATGAAAAGGTGAAGGGTGCCGCTGATAAGCTGTATAAAACCTGGATGGAGCGCTGCAAAAATGCCCTGAACAGCTTATCGCTCAGGAAGTTTAGAGCTACCGTTCTCGGCATAATCCGCGATTTCGAGCAGTTTGAAATTGTGGATGAGCAGAAACCTAAAGTTGGCATTGTCGGAGAGATCTTAGTTAAATATCATCCCACCGCCAACAATGATGTGGTTCGGATTGTGGAGGAAGAGGGAGCGGAAGCTGTAGTTCCCGATCTGCTGGATTTCCTGATGTATTCTGCGTTTGGATTAGATTTTCGGGCTGAGTATTTATCTGGGAAGAAAATCGAGCAGGTTGCTGCGCGAGCGGCAATCAAGGTGATGGAGCTGTACCGCACTACTTACCGGAGGGCTTTACAAACCAGCAAGCGGTTTTTTCCACCGGAACCGATTTACGCAACAGCAGCTGCGGCCAAGAAGATTCTCTCTTTAGGACATCAAACCGGTGAAGGTTGGCTGTTAACCGGGGAAATGGTCAAGCTGATCGAGCAGGGTGTGGAAAACATCATCTGTATGCAGCCTTTTGCCTGTCTGCCGAATCATGTGACCGGAAAGGGAATGATGCGGGAGCTGAAGCGAGTTTATCCCAACAGCAATGTTGTCGCAATTGACTATGATCCGGGAGCCAGTGAGATCAACCAGTTGAACCGGATCAAACTGATGCTGTCTGCAGCAGTTAAGAAGATGACCGGATAA
- a CDS encoding LysM peptidoglycan-binding domain-containing protein — translation MSKVDNSKSAYSNKFIYMAIRAALILAILSIIINTYVLWNVYLNREDAEDPTAVSVAQLGSELGSKISGIEQRLISMEINISELPKQEVDLSEVLAALDQMDDLDSQIAEIAAAVNEQQEGSAALTAVVVELKNLLEEMHQTLITKIAAMEAEFIARLDELTAPLEEQSERSEVAVTVQRGDSIWALASRFENPPSQELIDRIIEYNKITDPTKLRIGQVIVIPES, via the coding sequence ATGAGTAAAGTGGATAACAGCAAAAGCGCTTACAGCAACAAGTTTATCTACATGGCAATTCGGGCGGCTTTGATTCTGGCGATTCTCTCGATTATCATCAATACTTATGTGCTCTGGAATGTCTATCTTAATCGGGAAGACGCGGAAGATCCGACGGCAGTTTCGGTTGCCCAGCTCGGCAGTGAGCTTGGCAGTAAAATTTCTGGGATTGAGCAGCGTTTGATTTCCATGGAAATCAATATCAGCGAGCTGCCTAAGCAGGAAGTGGATCTCAGCGAAGTTTTGGCGGCACTCGATCAGATGGATGATCTGGATAGCCAGATAGCTGAAATAGCTGCGGCTGTCAATGAACAGCAGGAAGGCTCAGCGGCTTTAACAGCGGTGGTGGTTGAGCTGAAAAATTTGCTTGAGGAGATGCACCAAACACTTATTACCAAAATCGCCGCTATGGAAGCAGAGTTCATCGCTAGATTAGATGAGCTGACTGCTCCACTGGAGGAGCAGTCGGAACGGAGTGAAGTAGCTGTCACTGTCCAGCGTGGCGATTCAATTTGGGCACTGGCATCTCGCTTTGAGAATCCACCCAGCCAGGAGCTGATTGACCGCATTATTGAGTACAATAAAATAACTGATCCGACGAAACTAAGGATCGGACAGGTAATTGTTATTCCTGAGAGCTAG